From Streptomyces zhihengii, the proteins below share one genomic window:
- a CDS encoding DUF4192 domain-containing protein, producing the protein MSKHRESLSGRPDAQQITLRSPAELADALPYMMGFQPSDSIVLVALHGRRGRFGGRVRLGIPRSPAEWSPVAEQLAGCLVHGSERRGERPDGMVVFLCRDPEPGESGERVMERLRPLAQRLRTACGALDVPVLEALCVSDGRFWSYCCPDARCCPPEGTPLALPGTSVMAAAAAYAGVRVRGSQKEMEARLAPRAFSGVAAQTRALDDAGAALLSRALEESGRRAIAVETLDLARRLMDRLARSSPGEGAGVSAAAADAEDDRVISAREAAALILGLQDRRTRVRAAQWMEGVDAAPALRLWRALARRCAGLYQAHAAAPLTLAGWVSWATGDEPSARVALGLALRTDPGYVFAQLLHQACNEGIDPETLRHCLRQDQDWPTAPGDTSRHLSAAPGDVADSGSAAAARGARATEGEGPPRGGAPRPLPRPSARRTRRGRRAAPAGASPLPRPGGSGSAASGAEPRQGEGTLPGGRPVPGAGRRSSSSARRLRRRTRRIASGTGRPAVGTPGRRHPGRAPRERTADGAAHARR; encoded by the coding sequence ATGAGCAAGCACCGTGAATCACTCAGCGGCCGTCCGGACGCCCAGCAGATCACCCTGCGCAGCCCCGCCGAACTCGCCGACGCCCTTCCGTACATGATGGGCTTCCAGCCCAGCGACTCGATCGTGCTCGTCGCCCTGCACGGCCGCCGCGGCCGGTTCGGGGGCCGCGTCAGGCTCGGCATCCCACGGTCCCCGGCGGAGTGGTCGCCGGTCGCGGAGCAGCTCGCCGGCTGTCTCGTCCACGGCAGCGAGCGGCGCGGGGAGCGCCCCGACGGGATGGTCGTCTTCCTCTGCCGGGATCCGGAGCCCGGCGAGAGCGGCGAGCGGGTCATGGAGCGGCTGCGGCCGCTCGCCCAGCGCCTGCGGACCGCCTGCGGGGCGCTCGACGTCCCCGTCCTGGAGGCCCTGTGCGTCTCGGACGGCCGCTTCTGGTCCTACTGCTGCCCCGATGCCCGCTGCTGCCCGCCCGAAGGGACGCCGCTCGCCCTCCCGGGCACCTCGGTCATGGCCGCCGCTGCCGCCTACGCGGGCGTACGGGTGCGCGGCAGCCAGAAGGAGATGGAGGCACGCCTCGCGCCCCGGGCCTTCTCCGGCGTCGCCGCCCAGACCCGAGCGCTGGACGACGCGGGGGCGGCGCTCCTGTCCCGGGCCCTGGAGGAGAGCGGTCGGCGCGCCATCGCCGTCGAGACGCTGGACCTCGCGCGCCGCCTCATGGACCGCCTGGCGCGGTCGTCGCCCGGAGAGGGAGCCGGCGTCTCCGCCGCCGCGGCCGATGCCGAGGACGACCGCGTCATCTCTGCCCGCGAGGCCGCGGCGCTGATCCTCGGCCTCCAGGACCGCCGGACCCGGGTCCGGGCGGCGCAATGGATGGAGGGCGTCGACGCCGCGCCCGCCCTGCGGCTGTGGCGGGCCCTGGCCCGCCGGTGCGCCGGTCTCTACCAGGCCCATGCGGCGGCCCCGCTGACGCTGGCCGGCTGGGTCTCCTGGGCGACGGGCGACGAGCCGTCGGCCAGGGTCGCCCTCGGGCTGGCCCTCCGCACCGATCCGGGCTACGTCTTCGCCCAGTTGCTGCACCAGGCCTGCAACGAGGGCATCGACCCGGAGACGCTGCGGCACTGTCTGCGCCAGGACCAGGACTGGCCCACGGCCCCCGGCGACACCTCCCGGCACCTCTCCGCGGCCCCGGGCGACGTGGCGGACTCGGGGAGCGCGGCCGCCGCACGAGGCGCCCGCGCCACAGAGGGCGAAGGCCCGCCCCGTGGTGGCGCCCCGCGCCCGCTGCCCCGGCCGTCCGCACGCCGCACCCGCCGCGGCCGCCGCGCGGCTCCGGCCGGTGCCTCCCCGCTCCCGCGGCCGGGCGGGAGCGGGAGCGCGGCCTCGGGCGCGGAGCCCCGGCAGGGCGAGGGCACCCTGCCAGGAGGCCGCCCCGTCCCGGGCGCCGGACGCAGGTCCAGTTCCTCCGCCAGGCGTCTCCGCCGCCGCACCCGCCGGATCGCGAGTGGCACCGGCCGCCCGGCCGTCGGCACCCCGGGGCGCCGGCACCCGGGCCGGGCGCCCCGCGAGCGCACCGCCGACGGCGCCGCGCATGCCCGGAGGTGA
- a CDS encoding NUDIX hydrolase yields MSPYDPSAFPPFAVTVDLVVLTVRRHALCALVVRRGEPPFQGRWALPGGFVRDDEDLAGAAGRELAEETGLSAHDPALPTGNGAHLEQLATYGDPRRDPRMRVVSVAHLVLAPDLPAPRAGGDANSARWASVEELLAMRDAGGAEEGEQAPLAFDHATILADGVERARSKIEYSSLATAFCPPEFTVGELRRVYEAVWGVALDPRNFHRKVTGTPGFLVPAGGTTTRQGGRPAQLFRAGGATLLNPPMLRPEV; encoded by the coding sequence ATGTCGCCCTACGACCCGTCGGCCTTCCCGCCCTTCGCCGTCACCGTCGACCTGGTCGTGCTCACCGTGCGACGGCACGCGCTGTGCGCGCTCGTCGTCCGACGAGGGGAGCCGCCGTTCCAGGGGCGGTGGGCGCTGCCCGGAGGATTCGTCCGTGACGACGAGGACCTCGCGGGCGCGGCGGGACGCGAGCTCGCCGAGGAGACCGGCCTGAGCGCACACGACCCGGCGCTGCCGACGGGAAACGGCGCCCACCTGGAGCAGCTCGCCACCTACGGCGACCCCCGCCGCGATCCGCGGATGCGCGTGGTCAGCGTCGCCCACCTGGTGCTCGCCCCCGACCTCCCGGCACCGCGCGCCGGAGGAGACGCCAACAGCGCGCGCTGGGCGTCGGTCGAGGAACTGCTCGCGATGCGGGACGCCGGCGGAGCGGAGGAGGGCGAGCAGGCGCCGCTCGCCTTCGACCACGCGACGATCCTGGCGGACGGGGTGGAGCGGGCGCGTTCCAAGATCGAGTACTCGTCGCTGGCCACGGCGTTCTGTCCGCCCGAGTTCACCGTGGGGGAGCTGCGGCGCGTGTACGAGGCGGTGTGGGGTGTGGCGCTCGACCCCCGCAACTTCCACCGCAAGGTGACGGGGACGCCCGGCTTCCTCGTCCCCGCCGGCGGCACCACCACCCGCCAGGGCGGTCGTCCGGCCCAGCTGTTCAGGGCGGGCGGGGCGACACTGCTCAACCCGCCGATGCTGCGCCCCGAGGTCTGA
- a CDS encoding serine protease, producing the protein MRRPSVRGPARLSALIAAVIASPLVVAAPAAADSVVIGGYEVSAESSPWVVALSSRDRFGAARAGQFCGGVVVSPTTVMTAAHCLSPAVLGKDVRLVRDLRVVSGRADLEAEGGQEVAVRSSWIPPEYDPEANSPDMALLTLSQALPASRVLPVARAGDEAYTPGTEAVVYGWGDTTGAGGYASKLRAARVSVLPDENCATAYPGGADGRYTPATMLCAGDTAGGHDACQGDSGGPLVAGGRLIGLVSWGSGCGRPDGPGVYTRVSAVLPSVPGVLPGGGD; encoded by the coding sequence ATGCGTCGTCCCAGCGTCCGAGGCCCGGCCCGACTGTCGGCCCTGATCGCAGCCGTGATCGCGTCCCCACTGGTGGTGGCGGCGCCCGCGGCGGCCGACAGCGTCGTCATCGGCGGTTACGAGGTGAGTGCGGAGAGCAGTCCGTGGGTGGTGGCCCTGTCCAGCCGTGACCGGTTCGGCGCAGCGCGTGCCGGTCAGTTCTGCGGGGGTGTGGTGGTCTCGCCCACCACGGTGATGACGGCGGCCCACTGTCTCAGCCCGGCGGTGCTGGGCAAGGATGTGCGGCTGGTGCGGGATCTGCGGGTGGTGTCGGGCCGAGCCGACCTGGAGGCCGAGGGCGGCCAGGAGGTCGCCGTGCGGTCGAGCTGGATCCCGCCGGAGTACGACCCCGAAGCGAACAGCCCCGACATGGCCCTGCTCACCCTCTCCCAGGCTCTGCCGGCGTCCCGGGTGCTGCCCGTCGCCCGGGCGGGGGACGAGGCGTACACGCCCGGCACGGAGGCCGTCGTCTACGGCTGGGGTGACACCACGGGGGCCGGCGGTTACGCCTCGAAGCTCCGGGCGGCACGGGTGTCGGTGCTCCCGGACGAGAACTGCGCCACGGCCTATCCGGGCGGCGCGGACGGGCGGTACACGCCGGCCACGATGCTCTGCGCCGGTGACACCGCGGGCGGGCACGACGCCTGCCAGGGCGACAGCGGAGGGCCGCTCGTGGCCGGGGGGCGTCTCATCGGCCTGGTCTCCTGGGGGAGCGGCTGCGGGCGCCCGGACGGCCCGGGCGTCTACACCCGGGTCTCCGCCGTGCTGCCGTCGGTGCCGGGCGTACTGCCCGGCGGCGGGGACTGA
- a CDS encoding FadR/GntR family transcriptional regulator, whose protein sequence is MSTLAHTMMTAARPAESGLTGPGELDRYPYAESPGADRVPPPAWQGADADLGRAPRRTAGSRGRGLHGQLVQQLGQMIVSGDLGADRPLVPEEIGQRFEVSRTVVRESLRVLEAKGLVSARPNVGTRVRPVSDWNLLDPDIIEWRAFGPQRDDQRRELSELRWTIEPLAARLAAGHGRDEVQQRLGDMVEIMGHALAQGDGLTFSRADAEFHSLLIQLAGNRMLEHLSGIVGSALQVSGGPVTGCDRPTEASVAHHARIADALASGDPHAAESAMRQLLTVHPDVDRVVPAPREH, encoded by the coding sequence GTGAGTACCCTTGCGCACACCATGATGACCGCCGCCCGTCCCGCCGAGTCCGGCCTGACCGGCCCGGGCGAACTCGACCGATACCCCTATGCGGAGTCGCCGGGCGCCGACCGCGTCCCGCCCCCCGCGTGGCAGGGCGCGGACGCGGACCTGGGGCGGGCGCCCCGTCGTACGGCCGGCAGCCGCGGCCGCGGGCTGCACGGCCAACTCGTCCAGCAGCTCGGACAGATGATCGTCTCCGGTGACCTCGGGGCCGACCGGCCGCTGGTCCCCGAGGAGATCGGCCAGCGTTTCGAGGTCTCGCGCACCGTCGTGCGGGAGTCGCTGCGCGTGCTGGAGGCCAAGGGGCTGGTGAGCGCCCGCCCGAATGTCGGTACGCGGGTCCGGCCGGTCAGCGACTGGAACCTCCTCGACCCCGACATCATCGAATGGCGCGCCTTCGGTCCGCAGCGCGACGACCAGCGCCGCGAGCTCAGCGAGCTGCGCTGGACGATCGAGCCGCTCGCGGCCCGGCTCGCGGCAGGGCACGGCCGCGACGAGGTGCAGCAGCGGCTGGGCGACATGGTCGAGATCATGGGCCATGCCCTCGCCCAGGGTGACGGCCTCACCTTCTCCCGGGCCGATGCCGAATTTCACTCGCTGCTCATCCAGCTCGCCGGCAACCGCATGCTGGAGCACCTCTCCGGGATCGTCGGTTCGGCACTCCAGGTGTCCGGAGGTCCCGTCACCGGCTGTGACCGTCCGACCGAGGCGTCCGTGGCGCACCACGCCCGGATCGCCGACGCCCTCGCGTCCGGCGACCCGCACGCGGCAGAATCCGCCATGCGGCAGCTCCTCACGGTGCATCCGGACGTGGACCGCGTCGTCCCCGCACCGCGCGAGCACTGA
- a CDS encoding RNA polymerase sigma factor: MSASTSRTLPPEIAESESVMALIERGKADGQIAGDDVRRAFEADQIPPTQWKNVLRSLNQILEEEGVTLMVSAAESPKRARKSVAAKSPAKRTATKTVAAKTTTAKTVAATAAPSAETVEATADDSAAAAPAKKAAAKKTAAKKTAVKKTVAKKTAAKKTAGKKDDELAEGEELLDDVQPGGKGEEEETEGESKGFVLSDDDEDDAPAQQVAVAGATADPVKDYLKQIGKVPLLNAEQEVELAKRIEAGLFAEDKLASADKLAPKLKRELEIIAEDGRRAKNHLLEANLRLVVSLAKRYTGRGMLFLDLIQEGNLGLIRAVEKFDYTKGYKFSTYATWWIRQAITRAMADQARTIRIPVHMVEVINKLARVQRQMLQDLGREPTPEELAKELDMTPEKVIEVQKYGREPISLHTPLGEDGDSEFGDLIEDSEAVVPADAVSFTLLQEQLHSVLDTLSEREAGVVSMRFGLTDGQPKTLDEIGKVYGVTRERIRQIESKTMSKLRHPSRSQVLRDYLD, from the coding sequence GTGTCGGCCAGCACATCCCGTACGCTCCCGCCGGAGATCGCCGAGTCCGAGTCTGTGATGGCGCTCATCGAGCGGGGAAAGGCTGATGGGCAGATCGCCGGCGATGACGTGCGTCGGGCCTTCGAGGCTGACCAGATTCCGCCAACCCAGTGGAAGAATGTTCTGCGCAGCCTCAACCAGATCCTCGAGGAAGAGGGTGTGACGCTGATGGTCAGTGCAGCGGAGTCGCCGAAGCGCGCCCGCAAGAGCGTCGCAGCGAAGAGCCCGGCAAAGCGCACCGCCACCAAGACCGTCGCCGCCAAGACGACCACGGCGAAGACCGTTGCCGCCACCGCGGCGCCGTCCGCCGAGACCGTCGAGGCCACGGCGGACGACTCGGCGGCCGCCGCTCCTGCCAAGAAGGCCGCCGCCAAGAAGACGGCGGCCAAGAAGACCGCGGTCAAGAAGACCGTCGCCAAGAAGACCGCCGCGAAGAAGACCGCGGGCAAGAAGGACGACGAGCTCGCCGAGGGCGAAGAGCTGCTCGACGACGTCCAGCCCGGCGGCAAGGGCGAGGAGGAGGAGACCGAAGGCGAGAGCAAGGGCTTCGTCCTCTCCGACGACGACGAGGACGACGCGCCCGCGCAGCAGGTCGCCGTCGCCGGTGCCACCGCCGACCCGGTCAAGGACTACCTGAAGCAGATCGGCAAGGTCCCCCTGCTCAACGCCGAGCAGGAGGTCGAGCTCGCCAAGCGCATCGAGGCCGGTCTGTTCGCCGAGGACAAGCTGGCGAGCGCCGACAAGCTGGCGCCGAAGCTCAAGCGCGAGCTGGAGATCATCGCCGAGGACGGCCGCCGGGCCAAGAACCACCTGCTGGAGGCCAACCTCCGGCTGGTCGTCTCGCTGGCCAAGCGCTACACCGGCCGCGGCATGCTCTTCCTGGACCTGATTCAGGAGGGCAACCTCGGTCTGATCCGCGCGGTCGAGAAGTTCGACTACACCAAGGGCTACAAGTTCTCCACGTACGCCACCTGGTGGATCCGTCAGGCGATCACCCGCGCCATGGCCGACCAGGCCCGCACCATCCGTATCCCGGTGCACATGGTCGAGGTCATCAACAAGCTCGCGCGTGTGCAGCGCCAGATGCTCCAGGACCTGGGCCGCGAACCCACCCCGGAGGAGCTGGCCAAGGAGCTCGACATGACCCCGGAGAAGGTCATCGAGGTCCAGAAGTACGGCCGCGAGCCCATCTCGCTGCACACCCCGCTCGGCGAGGACGGCGACAGCGAGTTCGGTGACCTCATCGAGGACTCCGAGGCGGTCGTGCCGGCCGACGCGGTCAGCTTCACCCTGCTCCAGGAGCAGCTCCACTCGGTGCTCGACACCCTGTCCGAGCGTGAGGCGGGCGTGGTCTCCATGCGCTTCGGTCTCACCGACGGCCAGCCGAAGACGCTGGACGAGATCGGCAAGGTCTACGGCGTGACGCGTGAGCGCATCCGTCAGATCGAGTCGAAGACGATGTCCAAGCTGCGCCACCCGTCGCGTTCCCAGGTGCTGCGCGACTACCTCGACTAG
- a CDS encoding ATP-binding cassette domain-containing protein codes for MAREAMLQAVGVTSVRRAEGRPAVDDISFECLPGQVTVLLGARGAGKTALVRLIAGLDAGRGVTYFRGTPLHRVSDPAREVGLVLGEVPGHPARTAGGHLRMLSAAVGVPAARADDLLDTVGLGALRDERLGLLSRGMDRRLALAAALLGDPHTLIFDEPCRDLSARDGAWLLGRIRDHATAGGTVLCATRDPKAAARFADHVITVDGGRVAADQDVEAFARTRLRPRVSVRTPHAARLSDAVRREARAARRSVEVVSESSSLLSVYGSSCPEIGETAFRHGVLVHRLTEEVGDTGTAVAPHPRAAGGEAVPPHESASAGSPARVATTTPPPEPAAAPAAPGLTASESAPRIAPPEPGGAPPATAPQAGYPHAPAPRTPHAPAPQARPATATAPPADPVDALRGADEAPAVRPGRSRSPRRALRYEVRRLLGVRTAPLIAAVVVASSLALCVLLARGGAAPRPSVLVAWPGFLPLPPAAFGAGLIGALSFGEEFRFPALTAVRGVSPRRPGLLVAKLAVTAVAAVTLAVLAVVADAQVLRLVHGADLGALRANWADLGIRWLGLCVGCAWAGLLAAAVFRVTAAGVAAVLAVPVLIAPLVEFALLGPAVRSIAGLPGRIRSVAQGRLPESADPWIRGALELVAQPVGAAMVLSLSALICAYLFIALRRRTTW; via the coding sequence ATGGCGAGAGAAGCGATGCTCCAGGCCGTCGGAGTGACCAGTGTCCGCCGCGCCGAGGGCCGGCCGGCCGTCGACGACATCTCGTTCGAATGCCTGCCGGGCCAGGTCACCGTCCTGCTCGGGGCGCGGGGCGCGGGGAAGACGGCGCTGGTCCGGCTGATCGCGGGGCTCGACGCGGGCCGGGGCGTGACCTACTTCCGCGGCACCCCCCTCCACCGCGTCTCCGACCCGGCGCGGGAGGTGGGCCTGGTCCTCGGTGAGGTGCCCGGACACCCCGCCCGCACGGCGGGCGGGCACCTGCGGATGCTGAGCGCCGCCGTGGGAGTGCCCGCAGCCCGCGCGGACGACCTGCTCGACACCGTCGGTCTCGGCGCCCTGCGGGACGAGCGACTGGGCCTGCTGTCCCGGGGCATGGACCGCCGACTGGCCCTCGCCGCGGCGCTGTTGGGCGACCCGCACACCCTGATTTTCGACGAGCCGTGCCGGGACCTCTCCGCACGTGACGGCGCGTGGCTCCTCGGGCGCATCAGGGACCACGCGACTGCCGGCGGCACCGTCCTGTGCGCGACCCGCGACCCGAAGGCGGCGGCCAGGTTCGCCGATCATGTGATCACCGTCGACGGCGGAAGGGTCGCCGCCGACCAGGACGTGGAGGCGTTCGCGCGCACCAGACTCCGGCCGCGCGTCAGCGTCCGCACACCCCATGCCGCGCGGCTCTCGGACGCCGTGCGCAGGGAGGCGCGCGCCGCCAGGCGCTCGGTGGAGGTGGTGAGCGAGAGCAGCAGCCTGCTGTCGGTGTACGGGAGCAGCTGCCCGGAGATCGGCGAGACGGCCTTCCGGCACGGGGTGCTCGTCCACCGGCTGACCGAGGAGGTCGGCGACACCGGCACGGCGGTGGCGCCGCACCCGCGCGCGGCAGGCGGCGAGGCGGTGCCGCCGCACGAGTCCGCGTCCGCCGGCTCCCCGGCCCGCGTGGCGACGACGACCCCGCCTCCAGAGCCGGCTGCCGCCCCCGCCGCCCCCGGGCTCACTGCCTCTGAGTCCGCACCCCGGATCGCGCCCCCTGAGCCCGGCGGCGCCCCCCCTGCGACCGCACCCCAGGCCGGCTACCCCCACGCCCCCGCCCCTCGGACGCCCCACGCCCCCGCTCCCCAGGCGCGCCCCGCGACCGCCACGGCGCCCCCGGCGGACCCCGTTGACGCGCTCCGGGGCGCGGACGAGGCGCCCGCGGTGCGGCCGGGGAGGTCGCGGAGTCCGCGCCGAGCGCTGCGGTACGAGGTGCGGCGGCTGCTCGGCGTCCGCACCGCGCCCCTGATCGCGGCGGTGGTCGTGGCCTCGTCGCTGGCGCTGTGCGTCCTGCTCGCCCGGGGCGGGGCCGCTCCCCGGCCCTCGGTCCTGGTGGCCTGGCCGGGCTTCCTTCCGCTGCCGCCCGCCGCCTTCGGTGCCGGTCTGATCGGCGCGCTGTCCTTCGGAGAGGAGTTCCGCTTCCCCGCGCTCACGGCGGTGCGCGGGGTCTCCCCGCGGCGTCCCGGACTGCTGGTGGCCAAACTGGCCGTGACGGCAGTGGCGGCGGTGACCCTGGCGGTGCTCGCCGTCGTCGCCGACGCCCAGGTCCTGCGCCTCGTCCACGGCGCAGACTTGGGCGCCTTGCGGGCGAACTGGGCCGACCTCGGCATCCGTTGGCTGGGGCTGTGCGTCGGCTGCGCCTGGGCGGGGCTGCTCGCCGCGGCCGTGTTCCGGGTCACGGCCGCCGGGGTGGCGGCCGTGCTCGCCGTCCCCGTACTGATCGCCCCGCTGGTCGAGTTCGCGCTGCTCGGACCGGCCGTCCGTTCGATCGCCGGTCTCCCCGGGCGAATTCGGTCCGTGGCGCAGGGCCGCCTTCCCGAGAGCGCGGACCCCTGGATCCGCGGCGCCCTGGAGCTGGTGGCCCAACCGGTCGGAGCCGCCATGGTGTTGTCGTTGTCGGCTCTGATCTGCGCGTATCTGTTCATCGCGCTCCGGCGCAGGACGACTTGGTGA